A section of the Cryobacterium soli genome encodes:
- a CDS encoding medium chain dehydrogenase/reductase family protein, with the protein MNTLNLTPATTVRVVLPGLVEPAGLQLRTDPMPAPAAGQLLVAVEATGISYAEQAMRRGRYFGQPDFPFTPGYDLVGRVLAAGSPGDAGLVGRRVATLTKTGAWATHAVVAARDSVVVPETVSSADAETVVVNGVTAWQMLHRAARVQPGQTILLFGANGGVGGILIQLARHAGIHVIGAASPRHHDALRAAGVTPVDYNDPDLAARVRQIAPGGVDAVFDNIGGEITRTSWTLLTPGGALVSYSLISALGGQRSLLMPFVAAIGQALLWSALPNGKRATFYDLWSGHSVRPARFRRHLEEDLGTVFGLLADGVLTANIAASFPLTEAAAALTLAESRTLNGKVILLP; encoded by the coding sequence ATGAACACTCTCAACCTCACCCCGGCCACCACCGTGCGCGTCGTGCTGCCCGGGCTGGTGGAACCCGCCGGACTGCAACTGCGGACCGATCCGATGCCGGCGCCCGCGGCCGGCCAGCTCCTCGTAGCCGTCGAGGCCACCGGAATCTCCTACGCCGAGCAGGCCATGCGACGGGGCCGCTATTTCGGCCAACCCGACTTCCCCTTCACTCCGGGCTACGACCTGGTCGGCCGGGTGCTGGCCGCCGGATCGCCCGGTGACGCCGGACTCGTCGGGCGCCGGGTCGCCACGCTGACCAAGACCGGAGCCTGGGCGACGCATGCCGTCGTCGCGGCACGCGACAGCGTCGTCGTTCCCGAGACCGTCAGTTCGGCGGATGCGGAAACCGTCGTCGTCAACGGCGTCACCGCGTGGCAGATGCTGCATCGCGCCGCCCGGGTGCAGCCGGGGCAGACGATCCTGCTCTTCGGGGCCAACGGCGGGGTCGGCGGCATCCTGATCCAGCTAGCCCGGCACGCCGGCATCCACGTGATCGGAGCGGCGTCACCACGGCACCATGACGCCCTGCGCGCCGCCGGCGTCACCCCCGTCGACTACAACGACCCCGACCTCGCGGCCCGGGTGCGCCAGATCGCGCCCGGTGGAGTCGACGCCGTCTTCGACAACATCGGCGGCGAGATCACAAGAACCTCCTGGACGCTTCTGACCCCCGGCGGGGCCCTGGTGTCCTACTCGCTCATCTCCGCGCTCGGCGGGCAGCGGAGCCTGCTGATGCCGTTCGTCGCGGCCATCGGTCAGGCCCTGCTCTGGAGCGCCCTGCCCAACGGCAAGCGCGCCACCTTCTACGACCTGTGGTCCGGCCACTCGGTCCGGCCGGCTCGCTTCCGTCGGCACCTCGAGGAGGACCTGGGCACCGTCTTCGGCCTCCTGGCCGATGGCGTGCTCACCGCGAACATCGCCGCGAGCTTTCCCCTCACCGAGGCGGCCGCAGCGCTCACCCTCGCCGAGTCCCGCACCCTCAACGGCAAGGTCATCCTGCTGCCGTGA
- a CDS encoding SDR family NAD(P)-dependent oxidoreductase, translating into MPDAGVDRPGAAGRTVLIAGATSAAGVAVAAALAGAGATVLAVGSNEERLERVLAVAPDASVYVCDLADPAQVAALAASVHADHGPIDALVHLVGGWRGGGGLAGQSDQDWDFLHERVLTTLRNTTRAFNADLLASSAGRLAIVSSVSVDAPTPGGANYASAKAAAETWTRAVGHGFAKSGDTTAAVIFAVRALEGLESRLAAEVVALWDSPADALNNTRHILTP; encoded by the coding sequence ATGCCTGACGCCGGCGTTGACCGGCCCGGCGCCGCCGGGCGCACGGTGCTCATCGCGGGTGCCACCAGCGCCGCCGGGGTGGCCGTCGCGGCCGCCCTGGCCGGCGCCGGCGCCACGGTGCTGGCCGTGGGCTCCAACGAGGAGCGCCTCGAGCGGGTGCTCGCGGTGGCACCGGACGCGTCCGTCTACGTCTGCGACCTGGCCGACCCCGCCCAGGTGGCGGCCCTGGCCGCTAGCGTGCACGCCGATCACGGCCCCATCGACGCTCTCGTGCACCTGGTCGGCGGCTGGCGGGGCGGGGGCGGACTCGCCGGGCAGAGCGACCAGGACTGGGATTTCCTGCACGAGCGCGTTCTCACGACCCTCCGCAACACCACCCGAGCCTTCAACGCCGACCTGCTCGCGTCGTCTGCCGGCCGGTTGGCGATCGTGTCGTCGGTGTCGGTGGATGCGCCCACGCCCGGCGGCGCCAACTACGCCAGCGCCAAGGCCGCCGCCGAGACCTGGACCAGGGCGGTGGGCCACGGCTTCGCCAAGTCCGGCGACACCACCGCAGCCGTGATCTTCGCGGTGCGCGCCCTCGAGGGGCTCGAGTCCCGGCTGGCCGCCGAGGTCGTGGCCCTGTGGGACTCCCCTGCGGATGCCCTGAACAACACCCGCCACATCCTCACTCCCTGA
- a CDS encoding DUF6421 family protein, which produces MSNYIADALVGEPEVLEDTVHEDRAATALTGSPAWLRLKQAAAALQSVQAQDGSIPEADAHAEARSRVAEITGAVTELAPQFPHDAEYLAAVVVDFDRWATEGFGVPDFYDSLMAFHPEHHRVDRIRHLVVFPMYTQNGSANRLVEAVLIEVIWPEFVAELELEYTNKLFVPIRFLDFTSGYDTNSAVLFPETVAMRQIPTFTWGAIFADREAARFRTVVRAAAEITRLELPADVAALLDDQHLTEETFVMWDLIHDRTHMRGDLPFDPFMIKQRMPFFLYSLEELRCDLTAFRESVKIERDDSASPEARRHAKLVQYAVIFDRIFRFAITGTRVRNYDGLGGQLLFAWLHQHHVLHWTDTALSFDWDAVPDVVVALGAEIDELYWESIDRPKKAHWLAAYEMLTKTLTPNPASTWARGLPLEVLAGPPKGYTDLVLDDEFPLSMFFEALDKKMKPVIESTVGITADA; this is translated from the coding sequence ATGTCGAATTACATTGCAGATGCACTGGTCGGTGAGCCCGAGGTTCTCGAAGACACAGTTCACGAAGACAGGGCCGCTACCGCCCTGACCGGGTCGCCCGCGTGGCTCCGGCTCAAGCAGGCCGCCGCCGCCCTGCAGTCCGTGCAGGCACAGGACGGCTCGATTCCCGAGGCCGATGCACACGCGGAGGCGCGGAGCCGGGTTGCCGAGATCACGGGCGCCGTCACCGAGCTGGCGCCGCAGTTCCCGCACGACGCGGAGTACCTGGCCGCGGTGGTGGTGGACTTCGACCGCTGGGCGACCGAAGGCTTCGGCGTGCCCGACTTCTACGATTCGCTGATGGCCTTCCACCCCGAGCATCACCGGGTCGACCGCATCCGGCATCTCGTCGTGTTCCCCATGTACACCCAGAACGGCAGTGCCAACCGGCTGGTTGAAGCCGTGCTGATCGAGGTGATCTGGCCGGAGTTCGTCGCCGAGCTGGAGCTGGAGTACACCAACAAGCTGTTCGTGCCCATCCGGTTCCTCGACTTCACGTCCGGGTACGACACCAACTCTGCGGTGCTGTTTCCCGAGACCGTGGCCATGCGGCAGATCCCCACGTTCACCTGGGGTGCCATCTTCGCCGATCGCGAGGCCGCGAGATTCCGCACCGTGGTGCGGGCCGCGGCCGAGATCACCCGGCTCGAGCTGCCCGCCGACGTCGCGGCGCTGCTTGATGACCAGCACCTCACCGAAGAGACCTTCGTGATGTGGGACCTCATCCACGACCGCACGCACATGCGCGGTGATCTGCCGTTCGACCCGTTCATGATCAAGCAGCGGATGCCGTTCTTCCTCTACTCGCTCGAGGAACTGCGCTGCGACCTCACCGCGTTCCGCGAATCGGTGAAGATCGAACGCGACGACTCCGCCAGCCCGGAGGCCCGCCGGCACGCCAAGCTCGTGCAGTATGCGGTGATCTTCGACCGGATCTTCCGGTTCGCGATCACCGGCACGAGGGTGCGGAATTACGACGGCCTGGGCGGACAGCTGCTGTTCGCCTGGCTGCACCAGCACCACGTGCTGCACTGGACCGACACGGCGCTGTCGTTCGACTGGGACGCGGTGCCCGACGTGGTCGTCGCGCTCGGCGCAGAGATCGACGAGCTGTATTGGGAGTCGATCGACCGGCCGAAGAAGGCACACTGGCTGGCCGCCTACGAGATGCTCACGAAGACCCTCACGCCCAATCCCGCGTCCACGTGGGCACGCGGGCTTCCGCTCGAGGTGCTCGCCGGGCCGCCCAAGGGCTACACCGACCTCGTCCTCGACGACGAATTCCCGCTCTCGATGTTCTTCGAGGCGCTCGACAAGAAGATGAAGCCGGTCATCGAGTCGACCGTGGGTATCACCGCGGATGCCTGA
- a CDS encoding nucleoside/nucleotide kinase family protein, with translation MDIDPSTVDTLAERAVGLLGGASRIIVGITGSPGAGKTTLAKELVDRLNAGGGGARAVYLPMDGFHLANAALDRLGIHDRKGAVDTFDGWGFVALLARVLDEQDHTVYAPSFERTVDEGIAGEVAIPADTRIVIVEGNYLLVDHEPWNRIPGLLAETWFCETAADERLTRLVDRHTRHGRSPEAALAWANSVDGANARLIETTRDRADLVVPGGAPS, from the coding sequence ATGGACATTGACCCGTCGACCGTCGACACCCTGGCCGAGCGGGCGGTCGGCCTCCTGGGCGGCGCGTCCCGCATCATCGTGGGCATCACGGGAAGCCCCGGCGCGGGGAAGACCACCCTGGCCAAGGAACTCGTCGACCGGCTGAACGCCGGGGGTGGCGGCGCCCGGGCGGTCTACCTGCCGATGGACGGTTTCCACCTGGCCAACGCCGCGCTCGACAGGCTCGGCATCCACGACCGCAAGGGCGCCGTCGACACCTTCGACGGCTGGGGCTTCGTCGCCCTGCTCGCGCGGGTGCTCGACGAGCAGGACCACACCGTCTATGCCCCGAGCTTCGAGCGCACCGTCGACGAGGGGATCGCGGGGGAGGTCGCGATTCCGGCCGACACCCGGATCGTGATCGTGGAGGGCAACTACCTCCTGGTCGACCATGAGCCGTGGAACCGGATTCCGGGACTCTTGGCCGAAACGTGGTTCTGCGAGACGGCCGCGGACGAGCGGCTCACCCGGCTGGTCGACCGGCACACCCGGCATGGCCGCAGCCCCGAGGCGGCACTCGCCTGGGCGAACTCGGTGGACGGCGCCAACGCCCGGCTCATCGAGACCACGCGGGACCGGGCCGACCTGGTCGTCCCCGGCGGCGCCCCGTCCTAG
- a CDS encoding ROK family transcriptional regulator, with amino-acid sequence MTATGTPRTIQDRALRPTTKVLPEHIRLNNRTLVLQTLYRSGLQSRADLARETGLTRVTVSDLISELMGENLVIELGQRQEPRPGKPATLLDINRAAFQIVSLDLSGHTRLRGAVLSLDGAVLSSSDLELNGARGEAAYDTVAELLERVIARATAPILGVGIGSPGIVDRAGVVRNAPNLGWRDQPLQARLQQATGLPVRVVNDANAAVLAEHSFGGADHDLLLVKVGHGVGAGLLVGGRAIFGERFAAGEIGHVVVGTDDGPLCACGKFGCLEAWLSVPRLTSAIQEATVSASTPAEAELAVDRVLTEAGRRLGIILAPVVGALNLLDIVLSGPPELLDGTLSAATVETLLARTMATETGDLTLRMTEQGEDIVLRGAAVMVLSAQLGVS; translated from the coding sequence ATGACAGCCACCGGCACCCCGCGGACGATCCAGGACCGGGCCCTGCGCCCGACCACCAAGGTGCTTCCCGAGCACATTCGCCTGAACAACCGCACCCTGGTGCTGCAGACGCTCTACCGATCCGGCCTGCAGAGCCGCGCCGATCTGGCCCGAGAGACCGGGCTCACGCGGGTCACGGTGTCCGACCTGATCAGCGAGCTGATGGGGGAGAACCTCGTCATCGAGCTCGGCCAACGCCAGGAACCTCGCCCCGGCAAGCCGGCCACGCTGCTGGACATCAACCGGGCCGCGTTCCAGATCGTCTCGCTCGACCTGTCCGGCCACACCCGGCTGCGGGGCGCCGTGCTCAGCCTCGACGGCGCCGTGTTGTCGAGCTCCGACCTCGAGCTGAACGGAGCGCGCGGGGAGGCGGCCTACGACACCGTCGCCGAACTGCTCGAGCGGGTCATCGCCCGGGCCACAGCGCCCATTCTGGGCGTGGGGATCGGGTCGCCCGGCATCGTCGACCGGGCCGGTGTCGTGCGCAACGCCCCCAACCTCGGCTGGCGCGACCAGCCGCTGCAGGCCCGCCTGCAGCAGGCCACCGGGCTCCCGGTGCGGGTGGTCAACGACGCCAACGCCGCGGTCCTGGCCGAACACAGCTTCGGCGGAGCCGACCACGACCTGCTCCTGGTGAAGGTCGGCCACGGAGTGGGCGCCGGTCTGCTCGTCGGCGGCCGGGCCATCTTCGGCGAGCGCTTCGCCGCCGGAGAAATCGGCCACGTCGTCGTCGGCACCGACGACGGCCCGCTCTGCGCCTGCGGCAAGTTCGGCTGCCTCGAAGCCTGGCTCTCCGTTCCCCGGCTGACCAGCGCCATCCAGGAGGCCACCGTCTCGGCCAGCACCCCTGCGGAGGCCGAGCTGGCCGTCGACCGGGTCCTCACCGAGGCCGGCCGGCGCCTCGGCATCATTCTCGCTCCCGTCGTGGGCGCGCTCAACCTGCTCGACATCGTGCTCAGCGGTCCCCCCGAACTCCTCGACGGCACCCTCTCCGCCGCCACCGTCGAGACCCTTCTGGCCAGAACCATGGCCACCGAGACCGGCGATCTCACCCTCCGGATGACCGAGCAAGGCGAGGACATTGTTCTGCGCGGCGCGGCCGTCATGGTTCTTTCCGCACAACTCGGGGTCTCCTGA
- a CDS encoding extracellular solute-binding protein, which yields MKRQLVSLAALATASALVLAGCSSDADDSEASADNSDTTITLWLAGGDTPDELRNYLKTEFTKETGATLDIQQQDWGDLVTKLTTSLPDANNTPDVTELGNTQSSTFTNVGAFLDITDMYDELGGDKLLQSFVDAGMVGDKNFVLPYYFGSRAVFARSDVWAAAGVETPTTLDEFNAGVAAVNAANPLNIPGFSGFYLGGQDWRNGISWIFANDGELATVKDGTWTSTLASENTLTGLAQLQDLYRSASNAPNDAKDSNQYIYLNDSDEIKDAEGAVTANTSLSAATIMAPTWAHWSIGTLGTDADGKATRTWDDTKNTVFALPGNDGKPAPVFAGGSNIGISATSKHPDLAKSLMKIIFSEDYQTMLGTNGLGPANSDYVDSLGDDQFATALIASASNSKLTPAAPGWATVEGSLVMEEFFSKIKDATDLKALAQEYDKKLTPMLNGE from the coding sequence ATGAAGAGACAGCTCGTATCTCTCGCCGCGTTGGCCACGGCCTCCGCTCTCGTGTTGGCAGGATGCTCGTCGGATGCCGATGACAGCGAGGCCTCCGCGGACAACAGCGACACCACCATCACGCTGTGGCTGGCCGGCGGTGACACCCCGGATGAGCTCCGCAACTACCTCAAGACCGAGTTCACCAAGGAGACCGGCGCGACCCTGGACATCCAGCAGCAGGACTGGGGAGACCTGGTCACCAAACTGACCACCTCGTTGCCCGATGCCAACAACACCCCCGACGTGACCGAGCTGGGCAATACCCAGTCCTCGACCTTCACCAACGTGGGCGCGTTCCTCGACATCACCGACATGTACGACGAGCTCGGCGGTGACAAGCTGCTGCAGTCGTTCGTCGATGCCGGCATGGTGGGCGACAAGAACTTCGTGCTGCCGTACTACTTCGGCTCCCGAGCCGTGTTCGCCCGCTCCGACGTCTGGGCGGCGGCCGGTGTCGAGACCCCCACCACCCTCGACGAGTTCAACGCCGGCGTCGCCGCGGTCAACGCGGCCAATCCGCTGAACATCCCCGGCTTCTCGGGCTTCTACCTGGGCGGCCAGGACTGGCGGAACGGCATCTCCTGGATCTTCGCCAACGACGGGGAGCTCGCCACCGTCAAGGACGGCACCTGGACCTCGACCCTCGCGTCGGAGAACACCCTCACAGGGCTCGCACAGCTGCAGGACCTGTACCGGTCCGCCTCCAACGCGCCCAACGACGCCAAGGACAGCAACCAGTACATCTACCTCAACGACAGCGACGAGATCAAGGATGCCGAGGGAGCCGTCACGGCCAACACCTCGCTCTCCGCCGCCACGATCATGGCCCCCACCTGGGCGCACTGGTCGATCGGAACCCTGGGCACCGACGCCGATGGCAAGGCCACCCGCACCTGGGACGACACCAAGAACACCGTCTTCGCCCTCCCCGGCAACGACGGCAAGCCCGCTCCGGTCTTCGCCGGTGGGTCCAACATCGGTATCTCGGCCACGAGCAAGCACCCCGACCTGGCCAAGAGCCTGATGAAGATCATCTTCTCGGAGGACTACCAGACCATGCTCGGCACGAACGGGCTGGGACCGGCGAACAGCGACTACGTCGACTCGCTCGGCGACGACCAGTTCGCCACGGCCCTGATCGCGTCGGCGTCGAACTCGAAGCTCACCCCGGCCGCGCCGGGCTGGGCCACGGTGGAAGGCTCGCTCGTGATGGAAGAGTTCTTCAGCAAGATCAAGGACGCGACCGATCTCAAGGCCCTCGCGCAGGAGTATGACAAGAAGCTCACGCCGATGCTGAACGGCGAGTAG
- a CDS encoding carbohydrate ABC transporter permease, translated as MVDQAAPAGPLPPRPPRPPKRGRSTPYLLVIPACGVLILALGYPLVWQFVTSMQKFGLSQQFGQPPEFVWFDNYVTLFTDPYMWTVVARSLAFCLVTAGVTMAIGTLMALLMDAVPAAVRITLQISLLLAWAMPAVAAMTVWNWLIDWRRGVLNSVLTGMGLDFQNHNWLAEPLSFFFIAMVIVVWMSVPFVAFSIYAGLTQVSTEVLEAAQLDGAGLSQRLRFIIVPIIRPVLAIILLLQVIWDLRVFTQIRLLQDAGSIASETNLLGTYIYQLGVGSSDFAMASAVSIFVLVLTVALSWFYVRSMLKEDDS; from the coding sequence GTGGTGGACCAGGCCGCTCCGGCGGGCCCGCTCCCACCCCGCCCGCCCCGGCCGCCCAAGCGCGGAAGGTCCACGCCGTACCTACTCGTGATCCCCGCCTGCGGAGTCCTGATCCTGGCGCTGGGCTACCCGCTCGTCTGGCAGTTCGTCACCTCGATGCAGAAGTTCGGGCTCTCCCAGCAGTTCGGCCAACCGCCGGAGTTCGTCTGGTTCGACAACTACGTGACCCTGTTCACCGACCCGTACATGTGGACCGTGGTGGCCAGGTCGCTGGCCTTCTGCCTGGTGACGGCCGGCGTCACTATGGCCATCGGCACCCTGATGGCCCTGCTGATGGATGCCGTGCCCGCCGCGGTGCGCATCACTCTGCAGATCTCGCTGCTGCTGGCCTGGGCCATGCCCGCCGTGGCGGCCATGACGGTGTGGAACTGGCTGATCGACTGGCGCCGCGGCGTGCTGAACAGCGTGCTCACGGGCATGGGTCTGGACTTCCAGAACCACAACTGGCTGGCCGAGCCGCTGTCGTTCTTCTTCATCGCGATGGTGATCGTGGTGTGGATGAGCGTGCCGTTCGTGGCCTTCTCCATCTACGCCGGCCTCACCCAGGTCTCCACCGAGGTGCTCGAGGCCGCCCAGCTCGACGGGGCCGGGCTCTCCCAGCGGCTGCGGTTCATCATCGTGCCGATCATCCGGCCGGTGCTCGCCATCATCCTGCTGCTGCAGGTGATCTGGGACCTGCGGGTCTTCACCCAGATCCGGCTGCTGCAGGACGCCGGATCGATCGCCTCCGAGACCAACCTGCTCGGCACCTATATCTACCAACTCGGCGTCGGCTCCAGCGACTTCGCCATGGCCAGCGCCGTGTCGATCTTCGTGCTCGTGCTCACCGTGGCGCTGAGCTGGTTCTACGTGCGCAGCATGCTCAAGGAGGACGACTCATGA